One window of the Triticum dicoccoides isolate Atlit2015 ecotype Zavitan chromosome 3B, WEW_v2.0, whole genome shotgun sequence genome contains the following:
- the LOC119278339 gene encoding glutathione S-transferase 3-like codes for MAPIKLYGMMLSPNVTRVATLLNELGLDFDFVDVDLRTGAHKQPDFLKLNPFGQIPALQDGEEVVFESRAINRYIATKYGAALLPTPSAKLEAWLEVESHHFYPPARTLVYELLIKPMLGAPTDAAEVDKNAADLAKLLDVYEAHLAAGNKYLAGDAFTLADANHMSYLFMLTKSPKADLVASRPHVKAWWEEISARPAWAKTVASIPLPPGV; via the exons GTGGCCACGCTGCTCAACGAGCTCGGCCTCGACTTCGACTTCGTCGACGTCGACCTCCGCACCGGCGCCCACAAGCAGCCCGACTTCCTCAAGCTCAAC CCTTTCGGCCAGATCCCCGCGCTGCAGGACGGGGAGGAAGTTGTCTTCG AGTCGCGCGCCATCAACCGGTACATCGCGACCAAGTACGGGGCGGCCCTGCTGCCGACGCCGTCGGCCAAGCTGGAGGCGTGGCTGGAGGTGGAGTCGCACCACTTCTACCCGCCGGCGCGGACGCTGGTGTACGAGCTGCTCATCAAGCCCATGCTGGGCGCCCCCACCGACGCGGCCGAGGTGGACAAGaacgccgccgacctcgccaagctGCTCGACGTCTACGAGGCCCACCTCGCCGCCGGCAACAAGTACCTCGCCGGCGACGCCTTCACGCTCGCCGACGCCAACCACATGTCCTACCTCTTCATGCTCACGAAGTCCCCCAAGGCGGACCTGGTGGCCTCCCGCCCGCACGTCAAGGCCTGGTGGGAGGAGATCTCCGCCCGCCCCGCCTGGGCCAAGACCGTCGCCTCCATCCCCCTCCCGCCCGGCGTCTGA